One Phoenix dactylifera cultivar Barhee BC4 chromosome 8, palm_55x_up_171113_PBpolish2nd_filt_p, whole genome shotgun sequence genomic window carries:
- the LOC103700463 gene encoding probable F-box protein At4g22030 has product MAALQGSHLLSSSSFSNERRICAALHVPSRPRAKGISLPKLPASIKMEQLGLKEHNSDDLSYSQPHQPMTADHKDDHLVAKLSAIAEAAAERAEMHAIIGEQRNNWNHLFLHSINSINLTASLMAGISAAVTVGEAAPHVLAFKLSSVALFTAATGMMLLVNKIQPSQLAEEQRNAARLCKQLERSIHSTLALGAPAESDIAEAMAKVLALDKAYPLPLLPGMLEKFPETVEPTCWWPKTRKREQETKKACVNGMAGNGWSKELEEEMMGILRVLKMKDEEEYVRVGKLVLNINKTLAIAGPLFAGLAAVGAGLIGSPVDSPLPVLFGVVGGALAAVVNTLEHGGQVGMVFELCRNLSGFYRKLQEEIGSNLRESEVEKRENGELFRMKMALQLGRSLSELKGFASYASPSSNDEDVKEFAGKLF; this is encoded by the coding sequence ATGGCCGCTCTGCAAGGTAGCCATCTCctgtcctcttcttccttctcaaaTGAACGACGGATTTGCGCCGCTCTTCATGTCCCCTCCCGTCCGAGAGCAAAGGGCATCTCCCTTCCAAAGCTCCCAGCCTCGATCAAGATGGAACAACTCGGCCTTAAAGAACATAATTCCGACGACCTTAGCTACTCGCAACCCCATCAGCCGATGACAGCCGATCATAAAGATGATCACCTGGTAGCCAAACTCTCGGCGATCGCTGAGGCCGCAGCAGAGCGAGCTGAGATGCACGCCATCATTGGAGAGCAGAGGAACAACTGGAACCACCTCTTCCTCCACTCCATCAACTCCATCAATCTCACTGCTTCCCTCATGGCCGGCATCTCCGCGGCTGTCACGGTGGGGGAAGCAGCACCCCATGTCTTAGCCTTCAAGCTCTCGTCCGTGGCCTTGTTCACCGCAGCAACTGGGATGATGCTGCTCGTCAACAAGATCCAGCCTTCTCAGCTAGCGGAAGAGCAAAGGAATGCCGCGAGATTGTGTAAGCAGCTCGAAAGATCGATCCACAGCACTCTCGCGCTCGGAGCGCCTGCCGAATCGGACATCGCGGAGGCTATGGCGAAAGTCCTCGCACTCGACAAGGCTTATCCGCTTCCTTTGCTTCCCGGGATGCTCGAGAAGTTCCCAGAGACCGTGGAGCCTACATGTTGGTGGCCTAAAACGCGAAAAAGGGAGCAAGAAACGAAGAAAGCATGCGTTAATGGGATGGCAGGCAATGGTTGGAGCAAGGAACTGGAAGAGGAGATGATGGGAATTCTTAGAGTTCTGAAGATGAAGGATGAGGAGGAGTATGTGAGAGTGGGCAAGCTGGTGTTGAACATTAACAAAACTTTAGCTATCGCCGGACCTCTATTCGCCGGCCTGGCTGCAGTTGGGGCTGGTTTGATAGGTTCTCCTGTTGACAGCCCATTGCCCGTGCTCTTCGGGGTCGTCGGAGGGGCGCTTGCAGCAGTAGTGAATACCCTGGAGCACGGCGGGCAGGTGGGAATGGTGTTCGAGCTCTGCCGCAACTTAAGCGGTTTCTACCGGAAGTTGCAAGAGGAAATCGGGTCCAACTTGAGGGAAAGTGAggtggagaagagggagaatggGGAGTTGTTTCGGATGAAGATGGCTTTGCAGCTTGGGAGAAGCCTCTCCGAGCTCAAAGGCTTTGCATCCTATGCTTCCCCTTCTTCTAATGACGAAGATGTTAAAGAATTTGCTGGGAAGCTATTCTGA
- the LOC103700599 gene encoding probable F-box protein At4g22030, which yields MAALQGSHLLSSSSFSNERRICAGLHVPSRPRAKGISLPKLPASIKMEQLGLKEHNSDDLSNSKPHQPMTADHKDDHLVAKLSAIAEAAAERAEMHTIIGEQRNNWNHLFLHSINSINLTASLMAGISAAVTVGEAAPHVLAFKLSSVALFTAATGMMLLVNKIQPSQLAEEQRNAARLCKQLERSIHSTLALGAPAESDIAEAMAKVLALDKAYPLPLLPGMLEKFPETVEPTCWWPKTRKREQETKKAYVNGMAGNGWSKELEEEMMGILRVLKMKDEEEYVRVGKLVLNINKTLAIAGPLFAGLAAVGAGLIGSPVDSPLPVLFGVVGGALAAVVNTLEHGGQVGMMFELCRNLSGFYRKLQEEIGSNLRESEVEKRENGELFRMKMALQLGRSLSELKGFASYASPSSNDEDVKEFAGKLF from the coding sequence ATGGCCGCTCTGCAAGGTAGCCATCTCctgtcctcttcttccttctcaaaTGAACGACGGATTTGCGCCGGTCTTCATGTCCCCTCCCGTCCGAGAGCAAAGGGCATCTCCCTTCCAAAGCTCCCAGCCTCGATCAAGATGGAACAACTCGGCCTTAAAGAACATAATTCCGACGACCTTAGCAACTCGAAACCCCATCAGCCGATGACAGCCGATCATAAAGATGATCACCTGGTAGCCAAACTCTCGGCGATCGCTGAGGCCGCAGCAGAGCGAGCTGAGATGCACACCATCATTGGAGAGCAGAGGAACAACTGGAACCACCTCTTCCTCCACTCCATCAACTCCATCAATCTCACTGCTTCCCTCATGGCCGGCATCTCCGCGGCTGTCACGGTGGGGGAAGCAGCACCCCATGTCTTAGCCTTCAAGCTCTCGTCCGTGGCCTTGTTCACCGCAGCAACTGGGATGATGCTGCTCGTCAACAAGATCCAGCCTTCTCAGCTAGCGGAAGAGCAAAGGAATGCCGCGAGATTGTGTAAGCAGCTCGAAAGATCGATCCACAGCACTCTCGCGCTCGGAGCACCTGCCGAATCGGACATCGCGGAGGCTATGGCGAAAGTCCTCGCACTCGACAAGGCTTATCCGCTTCCTTTGCTTCCCGGGATGCTCGAGAAGTTCCCAGAGACCGTGGAGCCTACATGTTGGTGGCCTAAAACGCGAAAAAGGGAGCAAGAAACGAAGAAAGCATACGTTAATGGGATGGCAGGCAATGGTTGGAGCAAGGAACTGGAAGAGGAGATGATGGGAATTCTTAGAGTTCTGAAGATGAAGGATGAGGAGGAGTATGTGAGAGTGGGCAAGCTGGTGTTGAACATTAACAAAACTTTAGCTATCGCCGGACCTCTATTCGCCGGCCTGGCTGCAGTTGGGGCTGGTTTGATAGGTTCTCCTGTTGACAGCCCATTGCCCGTGCTGTTCGGGGTCGTCGGAGGGGCGCTTGCAGCAGTAGTAAATACCCTGGAGCACGGCGGGCAGGTGGGAATGATGTTCGAGCTCTGCCGCAACTTAAGCGGTTTCTACCGGAAGTTGCAAGAGGAAATCGGGTCCAACTTGAGGGAAAGTGAggtggagaagagggagaatggGGAGTTGTTTCGGATGAAGATGGCTTTGCAGCTTGGGAGAAGCCTCTCCGAGCTCAAAGGCTTTGCATCCTATGCTTCCCCTTCTTCTAATGACGAAGATGTTAAAGAATTTGCTGGGAAGCTATTCTGA